Genomic window (Cyprinus carpio isolate SPL01 chromosome B7, ASM1834038v1, whole genome shotgun sequence):
TTGTAGAATTGCAAAGATAGGCTAAGCATCCCAGACTACTTGTGTAATAATGAGATTATGGCTTTGTTTGCAGAGGTGAGCTGCTCCACAGAGAGGGATTTGGTTGTTTCTCTCAGTGTTCCTGATGGAGTCTTATAGAGTTAGCGGGATGCCAAACACTGGACTATCACAAGGCTATACGCAGCCTTCCTGCTCGAGAGGCCAGACCAATGGTACTTATGGCCTCAGTATCAGAGTTCAAGGAATAGATGGACATCCCTATGTGGTCCTCAATAACCAAGACAGAGGTCCGAACCCCTATGCAGTTCCACAAAACAATAATGGATATATGGATTCTGAAAGCCTGCCCAATTATGATGAATATGATTTCAAAGGAAGCCGGAAGAATCTTTCTGAAGGCCCATATATGGATTTTATGTCTCCAAAGCTCCATGGAGGTCCTCACAATGGGACTTCCGATCCTAAAAAGCAGTCCAGTCTGTTAAACTTCCAAAAGCATCCAGAGATTCTCAAGCCATATGATCCTGAGAGCAATACTCTCGATAGCTTTCAAAGTCTGCCTTCAGTTGAGAATCGAAATACCTACCCAGGATCCCTGCCCAGAGCCAACTCCCCATTTGTAAGCCAAGCCAGATCCTCCAGCAATGTTCCAGAAGCATCTTTACCAGATGACAGGGGACGCGCCCAACCTCAGGTTCGTCCCCAGACACTTCCGTTCAATGTCCAACCTCAAACCAGTCCAGCCAAAGACCACGTTCTGTCACAGCCTCGGGTCAGACCCCCTGTTCAAACACAACCTCAGGTTAAGCCACCATTTAAGACTCCAGTGCCTTACCAGACTCCGTCTCAGCCTTCACAACGCCTTCCAGTTCCTCAGCCATCTACAATAGCCAACAACCCCAATGACCAAACCAAGGCCTCTTCTAGACCTTCCAGCTCTGTAAGTAGCACAAACTCCAGTTTGGAACGAAGTCGCCGTGAACCAGACGTGTTGCCCTTGCGCCGCGTTGACTCCAGTGGCCCAGTGCTGCAGACTTCCTCCTCCCGAAACTCCACTCTGGGCTCCACCACACCAACCAAGGAAGACCAGTTGGACCAGCTTTATGCAGAGACTATCAACCGCCATGAGAACCGACGCTACATCCCATTCCTGCCTGGCACAGGGCGTGACATTGATACTGGTTCAATTCCAGGTGTGGATGAGCTCATCAAGAAGTTTGACATTAAAGAGACTCAACAACGCAGGGGTCGGTCAGGGCGGAGGAATCGACTTAACCTGGAAGACCGCAAGCGTTCCCGTAGTGTTGATAGCGCCTTGCCATTCGGTCTTGGGGGTGACTCTGACTACTTGGATGAAGTCAGTCGGAATCGAGGCAGGTCTACAGAGCATCTCCTTCGCCCGTCACTGCTCCTGCAGAAGGCCGCTGGAGTGAAGACCTCCCCCATGTCGCCAACTTCCACTGTCGGACCCAGGATAAACCTAAGAAGCACAACACAAGTTAAAAGTGCTCCAGGCTCTCCTCAGGGCACAGTCTCCAACTCTTCAGCTGCTATTTTAGGGTACAAGAATCCCCAGAGTCGCCCCTCTGTAGCACCTATAGAGAATAAAAATGAAGAGGCCAAACCATCACAGGGTATGAAGTACCTGTCAAGTGTGAAAATGGGATCAATTTCTCGTCCCGTTGTCAATGATAAAACATCAAGCACTGAAGTGGATGCTCAGGTAAGAAAGAGGTCTTCCTCTTTGCTATTCTAATATATTCCCACCATTATGGGATGACCAGTAATTTGTTTTATGCATGTATGCATTATTTGCCCAGGTGACACCTGATCTTCTGAAAGGTCAAGAAGAGCTttcacaacaaacaaatgaagAGACTGCCAAGCAGATATTGTTCAGTTACCTCAAAGATGGGTGGGTGCACttttcagatcatttttttaaacataatatcaacaaattcaaaatagtttttttttttaaacaaaagcagtaacttaaaatgtttattaattggTCACTGTCAAATGAGAATCCATGATAAAGAGGGGAAAAcccttctaaaaatctaaaatataatatatgaataccATTTTCTAAAGATGTTTCGATttaatgcatgcatatttataataacttttaaaaacattttattattgagggttttttaggtttttatgaGGTTATTTGGAGTGTTGTCATATTATTGGagtattgacattttatttatttatcctattATTATTGGCCTTAGCAAACAGTCATGAAGGTCTGCATGGCTCCTCTATAAGATTTCATTtcctttactgtttttttttctgctacgtGTTGGTTTCACCACTTGACTTTAATCTGGCACACTAAAGGTTTTGACAAATTAAGACAGTCTTAATTGTGTTCTTATTGCTGTATGGTTGTTTCTTACTCAATAGCGTTCACTCTTTTTCTGAGAAGTTAGATTTTTCTTGGAATTTAAGGTAGTTTCCACATAGTCTGACACATAATGATAACACTACAAGAATTTTACCTCCCCTACATTGATTTGTGTACAGTAGAATCATCCACTCACAACTTGCACTCCCACACCTCTGTCTCACCCTTTCAAGGAAAAAAACAAGTTCTTAATGTTCCTCCTCTAACATTTTACATCAAAATAGCAAGTAATTTCATAAAAGCTGCTTGTTAGATGTTCCAAACATTCTTTGCCTTACTTTGCTCAGACTAAATTTCCACCCAAAACAGCACTGTTTCCTGCTCTCATCTAATCCTGCATGATCACTGCACAGCTTCAAACACATGCTGTAGTGCCAACGGCCCAACCCGCTCTAGCGAATAGCTGAACCCGTGCCCTCCCTGAACTCCATATTCTTGATGTCAAAAGTTCCGCCCTCTCTGCATTCCTTATTTGCTGCATGGAGGGAGGTAAGCAGAGCGGATTATACACCAGTGTCTGTGAACCCTCTGAAGCCTTGCAGATGTAGGATCAGATATCTTCTGGTCAATGGCAACCTTTATTAACCAGCCCTACACACTGAGCTAGTGGTTAGTTACCATTCAGAGGCACGTGCCGTAGATGCACCAGGGTTGTGGAAGTTCTAATGGAGCAAAACTACATTGTCAGCGGTGTTGTGACATGACATGTCTGTTGGCGACAGCAGCTTACGTCATGAAACCGTTAATGACAGTCCGctctgtgtgaggtgtgtgttggTTTGAAGGAGAGGCGGTGCTGGTCTGTTGATTTCTCCTCTTTCTTTGTGAAATCTAATGATACGCTTTAGTCTGTATATGCATGGCAGTAACCCAATGTTCTTTGCTTTTCCCCGATGCATCACTCGAGTGCCCTGGGAACATGCGGGCGTCCGCGTCCCTGCTCAGACACACATTCCCAGACTTGTGACTTGTTAAAAGAAGGCAGTAATTAGGGTTGGCAGGTCATGGGGTGACACATCAAAGCTTGAGTACTCTGTACTCTCCACGCAGGCAAAGAGCCAGGCTGATTTTCCCAGAAATATCAGGGATTATACTCTGatccagtcacacacacacacacacacacacactatcagcaCACACTTTGTCTAAGAGAAAAGGACTCTCAAACCATCTGAATGATTTATGAGCACTTGTGTCATGTTTTGCAGGAGTAATGATAATGATGACACCACCAAGAGGAAGGTCAACCTGGTGTTTGAAAAAATCCAGACCTTGAAGTCACGGGCCGCTGGGAACGTGCAAGGCGACAACAAAGTGAGCTGTTGTTGTGGCATTGTAATTGGGCTCAACAAACAGCTAAGACTGTGAGCCTCTTATAAGAGAGACTTAGTCTATCTCTTGGAGAAAGTATAAAGGCTGACTGAGGTTATTTACTCCGCAAACAGCATAGTCATGGTTAATGTTTAAACATATTCAAGCAAATTCAGACAAGAACCTagtcttttttacatcatttgttaatttataaaaaatgagcATTATAAATCCCcatcttttgaaatatttatgattaGAACAGAGATTTTTCTTTAGAACCTGCTGTTTTTATTCAGCTTGTATGTGAATCTGTATTGAATCACTATCATATAGTGTTAAAAAGAGCTCTGTTGCTTATGAACCTTCCTCTTTCAGTCTCCAGACCTTGCAGCCCAGGCTAGAGCCCTTCAGGAGCAGAAAGCAGAACTGGAAAAAGAAATCGCTGATCTTAAGAAACGGCTTGAGGATGAAAGCAAGGTAACGGTgaaaccctctctctctctctctctctctccactaaCACCTCTGCAGCTTTAACTCATCAACTGTACCTTGGACCCCTGCTCTGTCTGTTTTCCGTGTTGATGGAAAATCCCACTCCTATCACCCCTTAAGATCAATAATCAAATTAACCAATTACTGGCTTATTATAAAGACTGGGCCTTAAATCCAAAAAAATATGCCCAGTGTCTCAAACAGTCAATGATTTTTAAGGTTCAGTAAGGTTACCGTCATTTCATGTCCTTACTGTCATTTCTTCTTATGTCTCTTCCTGCAGAAGCGCAGTGATCTGAGTGAGACTCAGCTGAAGGCGGGAGCAGGAATGAAAGACTTGAGGAGAGAGCTGGACCAGAGTCAAGCCGAGTGCAGCAGACTGCGGGACAAGCTTAGTAAAACAGAGGCTGACCTGCGCACTACAGTGGAGGAGTAAGATACTGTCCTGTGGAAAGACCCACAATAAATATGTAGAAAACTCACTAAAAATAGTACAGACAAATTCAGTTAAAATCCCATATGTTAAACTTCTAGcctgcacattttttattatatttaaatccaTTCTGCAGAATTTGACCCCAAATTCAAAGCAGAAGTTGCTGGTTAATGTCTGCCTGGCCCTGCTTGTGCCTATGAGCGGTCTGTGTGTTCACTGTGAACTTTGGAGCAAAAGGAAAACTTACAGGTGTTGGCCTTGATGTGAATCCTTCTTACGCTTTGAAAATCTACACTACCCTCAGATATGCAAGTTTCTGGGATTTCTCCATCCCGGCTCTAAGGttgtcaaaataaagtgtaaattatCCTCTGTGACAGCATGGTTGGAATTGGCAGGGGTTTATATAGACATGAGCTCAGCAGATTACCAGGCCTGTCTGCGTTGGCTCTTGTTTCAGTTCAGAATGCAGGTATTCTGagtgtatttctgtgtgtgtatcaGACTCTACCAGGTGAAAATGGAGAAAGAGCAGTACCAGACTGAGATCCGAGACCTGCAGGACCAGCTCTCAGAGATGCACGATGAGCTGGATGGAGCCAAACAATCTCAAACAGACAGCACAGACAAAGAGGCCATGATGGAGGTACAgcattaatacttttaatcagcaagcagatattaaattaaacaaaagtgacaaaaaagacatttataatattacagaagattaatagttaaaattattgctgttcttttgaattttctattcatgagagaatccttaaaaatgtgttacagtttccacaaaaatattaagcagcgtaACTCATTTGAACAtcgataaatgtttcttgaaattataatgatttctgaagaatcatttgACAGACTAGAGTGACGACTGTGGAAAAGTAATtttgccgtcacaggaataaaatatatttaaatagaaaaccagtattttaaattgtactactATTTTATAACATTGAtgtttttcactgtatttaataaatgcaccACTGGAAAGCATAACAGAaaatcatactgatcccaaacttttgatcaatAGTGTGACTTCTGTTGAAGCACATAAAATTTAATGGAAAGCCGTATGTTTCCCATTCAAATTTTACTCTTCAGTAATCTGTAGCATAACAGATCCAGCTTTGCATATTCAAGATAATTAAGACTTGAAACTGAAGGCAGAACCTCTAACATTGTACTGTCCTCTCTAGGACTTCATGCAACTGAAGCTAGACCTCCAGGAGCTGCTTCAAGCCAAAGAGGAGCAGGAGGAGCTGCTGAGGAGGCGTGAGAGGGAGCTGACCGCTCTCAAAGGAGCTCTGAAAGAGGAGGTGGCAACTCACGATCAGGAGGTGGATAAACTTAGGGAGCAGTATGAAAAGGAGATCCGTAAGCTGCAAATGTCTGTGGAGGAAGCAAAACAGGTGATCTAGATCtgcctttttatgtttttaactaaaacacaGCAGAGCTTTGCATGATGTTATAAACCATGTAAACATTTCCTGATCATATTCCCTCTCTATCTCCCCATCATTTCCTGTCCTCACTAAAAGTGCCATGTGGCAAAGGAAATATGAAGTTTGAAGTATTTTTATGCAGATTTATCTTGCAAGCATAGATGTTAAGACACCCACATGTACTATTTGTCAAATGATTCATCAGTTCAACATAAATATTGttagaatattaaaaacactttcacCTTTAGCCTTGTCATCAGTTTTCATAAGAATTGAGTTCCTAGCAACTTCCACCAGTTGACCTTGATTATTTTGTTCAGATGAGGGGAAAGCCGATGACAAAATCCCCAAATTCTGAAGAGACACATACAGTAAGAGCAGGATTAAAGACGTAGCGAGTTACAGAATAGAACAAACAGGAAGAGAAGGAGTGAAAGAGGTAGTTTGAGGACAGATAGGTGTCCACAGGTGGCTGGAACTGCTTTAGCCTGCTTCTTAGCTAACTTCCTTGCTGCAACAAAGGAACTTCCTGTCCGGAGGAGGCCATTGTTGTCTCAGTTTAGAtgtattttaaaagcataaacaGACAAAGCGCTTAATCTTGGTCAGGTGCCACAGTAAACCTGGGGCAGagcttattttcaaaaataactgCACTAACGGATTCTGGGAGAATAGTGGATGGTTTTGTCCTTGCATCTTTGAGAAGTGGACAAAGGGACAGATTATGGACATTGGCGTTCTGGATGTCTTAGCGGGCAGCCGAGCCATCAGGCTCAAGGAGTATTACAGTGCGCCTCCTCTTTATGGTGTTAGTGTTGATAGGAAGGCCCCATGTGGAGGAACACTGAAGGGTGAAGCACTAAATGGAGTTTAGCGCTGCTTAATTGCAGTGGCAGGCCGTCACTAATCTAATGAGGCTCTGATGGGGTGGTTAGctggtctttctctctctttctttgaaaatgaatgatgggtttgtttcatATGCAAATAGCTGGGGGAATTGCACATGGCCAATAAGTGGGTCACTGTGCAGACAAGGGGTCTTACAGATGACACAATGAGGGGAGGTCTGTACAAAAAGGTTAGTTTGATTtgtttgcctttgttttttttcccatgaGGTATTCTCCAACGTTTGCATTAGTTTAGACTACTGGTCTCAGGTTTCTCAGTGCACCTTATGTGGATATTTCTACAAGGCTTTTGTTACCAGCAATGTAGAAATTGTAAGTGGTCAGTATAACTCAGTGTTTGTTTCTGTCCGTTTGTATGGCCGAATATAAAGGTATTGCTCTGCCCTAATAGCAGGAGGGGGAACAGAAAGGGAAGTGGGGGGTCACAGTGTCCCCCTCTCAGCAAGAGATTCCTGATTCTCAACGGTTAGGCATCCTTGTGAAGGGATTCACTCCCTGTTTTCTTATTCCTAACTGGATTCTTTTTCAAAAACCAGACCCTTACCATTATGACTAAGATTAGTTATGGACTGTTATATCAGCCagttatttccattttaaaaccATTCCAGTTGTCAAAATGTCAACTTGGTGGATTCAAAAGTTTTCCCTCTGTGCCATATTAGTTTTATACTCTATAATGGGATTGTGAATGgataagagtttttgtttttaaaatgattgtgataaatgtttattaatcatttataactGATTTATTGTCAATAAACGTGTATTATATTTCTAGGTCTTTAATTAAAAGTTCCCATGAATTATAGATATAAAATCTTTTCATTAGCAATTGTATTGctagttattaaataaaaatttgcattgactgaattaaaaaataaacaatcctaTGCATAATTGCATATTATTCCTGACTGCTGAATTTCTACCAGAAACAAAAcctattaagtaaaattaaagcaATTTGATTATATCATATCTTTTGAGATGGAGTGGGTTAATATTACAGTAAGTTAATAATTTCTtcttgaaataagtttcttatgcccATCAAAcctgtatttgatcaaaatacagtaaaaatgtaatattgtgtaatattataacaaattaatataattaatatatatatatatatatatatatatatatatatatatatatatatatatatatatatatatatttttacatgtcatttattcctgtgatggcaaagctgtattttcagtatatattactccagccttcagtgtctcataatcctttaaaaaacattttggtgctcaagaaacattttttattattatcagtgttgaaaccatgaaaccattgtgctgcttaatagttttgtatcagtgatacattttttttttcaggattatttgattaatttaaagttcaaaagaacacaatttaGTTAAAGTTGAGATCttctaaaattatatacaaaaaacttttactgtcagttttgatcaatttaatctgttcttgctgatttttttttaaaagtgtagtgtagtgtaagTTATGaaggtaaatgtaaaaaaaaatatctcggTTGTCTCTGGTCTATCCTAAAGTCCCTCATATGAGCAACTCAATTAGAGTCAAGCACTACTGAAAATCCAGAACAGATCTTGCATCGGTTGCTGGTATCAGGATGTGTAGCCTCTGGTGTATTTGAGTGCAGCGGCGTTGCTgtgctgtatttgtttgttttgtgagctgTGGTAGATAGCGAGCGCTTACTGCATCCTTGGGGCTGTTTGGGGAGCTGACGGTCTCACAGGACGTGGTGTGTTTCCTCAGGTGATGATAGCAAACTGTTCTGGCTTGCTCTGTGGTGATTCAGTTGGATGCCTGAGTGGGAAGAGGGGAAGTGTAGGAGGAGATAGAGGGACAGAGGGATgtgcaacactgaaaaaaaaagaacaaaatcagtGAAGAAAAGCCATATGAAAGCAAAGAGCTTCAATGAGATTGTGCATCTACATCTCACCCTTCAGCCTAACAACAACAAGCACATTTGGCACCTTTACAGTGTCTTGATGGACAGAGACAATGATTGTAAGCAATTACTGTGACAGTTCATAGTCTACATATAAACAGCGGCCCTCATGCGCGACGCACACTTTGCGTGTAAGTAGGCCATGGCAGGGTCCTTACTACAGGCTGAACTCACTCCAGCACTGGCCTGGATTCCTCTGCCATTGTTCTCACTGTCCCGCAGAGCCAAAGTCCCCTGCTGTCACATGAAGTGTAGCGTCCTGGAACCCTACAAACCCTCCCACCATGAGCTCAGCAGAGGGGGTCCGACCCTCTGAGCTCCTGCCTTTGAGATCAAACACAGAAGCACAAAGCTAAGGATTTAGCCCCGGCTCCAATTGAGTCCAAACTTCTTGGCAGTGGTTTTAAAGATGGGAGAGAGTGGAACATGATGGCAGTTATATCTGTTATGGTAGTGGCATGTGTCTTTGTGTATAGAAAATAAGCGATGAGTCGCTTTAAGTTACAATCACACCCAGTCTCATGACACCATCTGTATGTCTAAAGTGTTTATAACAGGTGTTTTGAATTGGGCTTTTATTAAGGAGGTGGCTGGGAAAGTTATTTGCCCAACCTTCTTCTCATTTCTGTTCCAGAGTCATAGTTACAAGGTGAAggagttgttttatttatttacaaaacagtacaaaggtttggagtcagtaagattttttttaatgtttttgaaaaaagtctcttatgctccccaaggttgcatttatctatataaaacacagcaaaactatatattattaaaataactggtttcaatggaatattttaaaatgtaacttgttCCTTAAATGGCAATGCTGCATTATTCCATTCAAAATAGTTTAATCATGcgtaatattatacatttatttactgtcaTCTGATCATttcaatgcatctttgctaaaagtaataattgcttaaaaaatctactgaccccaaacttatggtAGCTTACAATAAAGCAAATGAAcgttaaaacatgaaaacattatgaaaagTACATAGAAACTAAAGGAAAACAACTGAAGCCCTGGATATTATCTGGATATGCCACATCTGCCATGTTGCATTGTTATGTGGCCGCGTCACTGTTTCCAACTATTTATGAATACAACAACTCATCTTTTTGTGGGTTTTGTGGGTAGTTTTGGCAGTAGAGAAGTAGGCATATCTAGACATGGGTGAGTGTAAACAAATCCCAAAAGGTTTTGGGATCTGATCACCAGAAATGCATGTGATCCCGTGTGTAGTGTAATATTTCCTAATGCCTCCCGGGCCACCAACTTGCCACATAATCGTTTCACCAAAACAATGGTTTTAAACTTTGTGAACAGGGTACGGCTCTACAATTGCTTGGTCAAACATTTGGGGAAGACTTGCACAAGATTTCATTTGCTCTTTTTGACATCTCTGCATTTGAAATCTGTATGCACTTTAAACCCTACAAGCCATCAACAATACCTTCCTCAATCAAAGAAAATCttttcttctctccctctctgaACGAGGAGCAGTCTTATGCAGCTGGAAAGAAGCCAGTGCTTTTCAAGCAGTGCTTTTTCATTTCCACCTTGAGCACTTCTTGCCCGTTCTTAGTATTTCGTCCTGCTTCGGCACATTTGTGTCTATGTGCCCTTTGTTTAGGAGTAAAGCTATTGTAACATATACCACCAGGATGCAGAAACAGACCCGGTGTTGTTTGGAGCTGGAGTGAAGCTGGAGTCTTTGGTGTTACTGTGGTATTCAAAGGCTGAACACTTTGTGCTCTGCTGATAAAGTTTCAAGTACCTTGGATGACCTGTCGCTTATGTTTCTATGGTTGTGTACTCTTATCTTTCTGTCGAGTCACAAGCTTTTATTGAGAAAAGCGCCTGGCATGTAAACAGAGGTCACATTGAAAAGTTGACCATAGGAATAGATGACTAATTGGTCTTGGCTCTCGCGGTGAAAACACAAGCTTGGTTGTTTTCACTGAGGTAAAAACAGAGCTGAATTTTGGATGCGAGGAAAGCAGGATTTCCTGTAATTTTGCACATTCTGAATATAATGTGGATGAAATCACTGCTTAAACATGCTGAGGCACAAGTTATGTATCAGTGCATCTGTGTGGGTACAAGACAATGAAACCTTGTACACAGTTATGGTTTGTTGTAATGATTTTGATACGTGATGCATTTTTGAAGgtcattatgtgttttattgggGAAAAAACTTATCTCAGTTGTCTCtggtataatattataatatatatctggaataattataatattattgttttttttataatttttatgtatatgcatttatctATTTTATCTTTAGAATTACAGtatat
Coding sequences:
- the LOC109093474 gene encoding cingulin-like protein 1; protein product: MESYRVSGMPNTGLSQGYTQPSCSRGQTNGTYGLSIRVQGIDGHPYVVLNNQDRGPNPYAVPQNNNGYMDSESLPNYDEYDFKGSRKNLSEGPYMDFMSPKLHGGPHNGTSDPKKQSSLLNFQKHPEILKPYDPESNTLDSFQSLPSVENRNTYPGSLPRANSPFVSQARSSSNVPEASLPDDRGRAQPQVRPQTLPFNVQPQTSPAKDHVLSQPRVRPPVQTQPQVKPPFKTPVPYQTPSQPSQRLPVPQPSTIANNPNDQTKASSRPSSSVSSTNSSLERSRREPDVLPLRRVDSSGPVLQTSSSRNSTLGSTTPTKEDQLDQLYAETINRHENRRYIPFLPGTGRDIDTGSIPGVDELIKKFDIKETQQRRGRSGRRNRLNLEDRKRSRSVDSALPFGLGGDSDYLDEVSRNRGRSTEHLLRPSLLLQKAAGVKTSPMSPTSTVGPRINLRSTTQVKSAPGSPQGTVSNSSAAILGYKNPQSRPSVAPIENKNEEAKPSQGMKYLSSVKMGSISRPVVNDKTSSTEVDAQVTPDLLKGQEELSQQTNEETAKQILFSYLKDGSNDNDDTTKRKVNLVFEKIQTLKSRAAGNVQGDNKSPDLAAQARALQEQKAELEKEIADLKKRLEDESKKRSDLSETQLKAGAGMKDLRRELDQSQAECSRLRDKLSKTEADLRTTVEELYQVKMEKEQYQTEIRDLQDQLSEMHDELDGAKQSQTDSTDKEAMMEDFMQLKLDLQELLQAKEEQEELLRRRERELTALKGALKEEVATHDQEVDKLREQYEKEIRKLQMSVEEAKQNNVTASKQKEEVEAARKASEGQAGRLSQELERLRKRAQELENEVAKLNRIIDEAKLQESRLGERAVRLEKEKRQLEESLAEVREQEEEMTRANRALGTRLEDVQRNLTKMTQEHHELQERLKDERSQKEQFKNTKNEIEDERRLLDRTVEKLQREMYEIVEASQSSTQELQEQIDMYKEKNRREMAELQKQLREGGLELEKSRLTAKTLQEELARVQEDLRQCQKDRDEALQRVKDLEQKVFELEVETETKAHSNDKTRQVKLLEDRLSAVQMELEEERQNGDLLLERIDRGREQLEHMRNELMQERASRQDVECDKISLERQNKDLKSRITNLERSHKPSKEGLVAQLENRIQELEERLEAEEQERGNLQLANRRLERKVKEMMMQVDEEHHSLQDQKDQLNLRLKALKRQMDEAEEEIDRLEHNKKKLQRDLEEQQEANEQLQSQLKALRGEMRRKNNSAPVLNANDDDDDDDDDISTDGETYFSSSSGYKRSSSQDAIISKFSL